Below is a genomic region from Kwoniella pini CBS 10737 chromosome 7, complete sequence.
ATGCATTGAGAAAGCTTTGATACCGTGTTTTTTCAAGATCGCTTTCTCTGGCCCATCAATATCTCTGAGACCTATGTAAACGCTATTACAATGTTCATCAGTATTGGTCTggagattttgaaaaagatagaGAGGTGGATTCACATCTCTTCTGGCTTCAAGCAAGGTTTTAACCATTCATTGAAGGGTGCAACATCTGTTCCTTCCAAGCCTAATAAGAAGGATACAGGACATCCGTGGAGATTACCTGAATCAGTACTGAGTGGTGTATTAATATCGGCATGAGCATCGACCTGCACAGTGATGTCATTGAGATCAGTTGAGATAGGTAGAATACTGTGTTAAAAGTACTTACCCAGATCAAACATGCGTCTGGATATTTAGCTTTTGTACCTGATACAGTTCCCATAGCCTACATGACGCACTCAGCAAATCAGTCAAGAGTTTCCCGAACATCTACCTGTAAGTCTTGTGGGACTCGTAAGGCTTTCAGGTAGGAATGTATAGACTCACTAAACTGTGATCTCCACCTAATGTTAAAGGTAACCAACCTTTCTTAGcaatttcttctacttcttttGAAACTTTTTCATTAACAGCTGAAACAAGTCTTGgttttttcatttttccaatatcttcatctggtaatttttgaattttaacttctgaagaagctgatgatgatgatgatgatgatgaagaagaagaagttgaaattggattaaaaggaatatcaatatattttTGTTCTTGAGAATTATAATGTACTTCCCAACCTAATGAAGTTAATTGATCAACTAAACCTgctgaaattaatttattaggTGCTAAATCAACTCCTGTTCTACCTTGACCACCACTAACAATAGAATGAAAGTCAGCTCTATAGATTTTTACGAATGAAAATTATTCGATGTTTTAAGATAAACTGACCTGAATGGACATCCTACGATCTGTAATTATTGGGCTCAGCGCTATTGATCTGAAGATATATAGAGAGTAAATCCAATACTCACTCCTACGGTAGGATTTCCTTCTAaaaatttgtatttgtattgtGGTTCAGTCAGACCCTTTTCAGCTGAAGGTTTAGAGTAAATATGATAGTTTCGAATTGAGGTAATTCTCCGTATGCTTGAAGCAGGGAGAGATGATCTCATAGACGAAGAAAGTCTAGGTACGAAAGACATGATGAGcaaaagtggaggttgtactgatttagatgaaggtgaCAGATGCAATGAAAGCGATTGGTTTGTACTTTGGAGCAAGTATTGATCTCAGACTTTAAATAATACAGTA
It encodes:
- a CDS encoding arginase, with translation MSFVPRLSSSMRSSLPASSIRRITSIRNYHIYSKPSAEKGLTEPQYKYKFLEGNPTVGIVGCPFSGGQGRTGVDLAPNKLISAGLVDQLTSLGWEVHYNSQEQKYIDIPFNPISTSSSSSSSSSSSASSEVKIQKLPDEDIGKMKKPRLVSAVNEKVSKEVEEIAKKGWLPLTLGGDHSLAMGTVSGTKAKYPDACLIWVDAHADINTPLSTDSGNLHGCPVSFLLGLEGTDVAPFNEWLKPCLKPEEIVYIGLRDIDGPEKAILKKHGIKAFSMHHVDKYGIGKVVEMALDHVNPDRSKPIHLSYDVDALDPIVAPSTGTPVRGGLSFREGHYITEALAETGCLVSVDIMEVNPSLLDPNSVEKTVAAGCSLARASLGETLL